ccttctctttctttgcgtATTCTATAATGTAAATTAGTTgtttatacatgtgtatatatatatatatatatatatatatataaaataatgaaactatTTACCTAATAAATTCTTGCCGTAAATTAAATGCAACTTCTTGATTACTATCCACAAATACCTTTACTGGTTTCTCTAAGGACATAGCAGCTAGATCTTTAACTTCCTCTGTCATAGTGGCTGAGAACAAAATAGTTTGTCTGTTTCTTGAACATTGCTTTATAATATGTTTCATTTGTTCAGCAAAATATTCATCCAACATTCTAaaagcaatatatataattttaaattgaatcaataacagaaaatatctttcaaatctagaacaatatttttttaaatacctgTCTGCTTCATCTAAAATAAGTACTTCTATGCTATCCAAAGAAAAAGTTGGTGTGTTTGTTAAATGATCAATCAATCTTCCAGGAGTTGCAATAACAATATCTGGATTTTTCCGTAATACAGTTTcctaattaaatttaaattatatttactatgTATAGTtacacgtatgtattatacaatataatttacttaCTTGAATTTTTACATCTAATCCACCTACAGATAATCCTACTTCGATTGTTGTAAATTGTGATAATTGTTTTGTAACTTGGTATACTTGAACTCCAAGTTCTCTTGTTGGTACTAATACTAGAACTCGTGAAATAGCAGGACCATTTAATGGTCTGTACAATAATCTTTCTAAAGTTGGTAGCATATAAGCTGCAGTTTTCCCAGTACCTGTTGCAGCACAACCACATATATCACGTCCCATTAAAGCAAATGGTATTGTAGCTGCTTGAATAGGTGTTGGATGAACAAAATTCATTGTTGTTATTGCCTATGgtaaagaaatcattttttcatcttcattctatatataaatacaaatatatatatatatatatatatatatatatatatatatattctataccTTTAATAAAGGTCTAGATAAATTCATTTGTTGAAAAGACATATAAGATTCAACATTTGtaaattcttcaaaattaattgtttctcCATTTTGCTCTTTAgtaacgttttttcttttgccttttTTCTGCTTAGTTTTAAATGCATCTAGCAAAacatataaagattattttttatttttcatttaaaaaagatttttattttatttacccTTTTTAAGTTCATCCTCAGACAAGGAAaattcatcatcttcttcatagatttctgttttgttcttggtatcattatcattgatactttcattctaaaaaaaaaaaaataatataaatatatttttaaacttatttactttttcattccacatacttccttttccttttgatttctaatattctttatcttgtCATCTAATTTactctttgcttttcttttaatatatttgtttaaatcatTCCAAGTATCTTGATTGTATTCTGAAGTGTTATTTACAAATTCAAAGTCAATAGCGaagtcttttttctcttgctttttttgtttgcGAGGCTGAAACTATTTAGAAGATTAAAATACTTAAACTAGAAAATTCGATTGTAAAGAATTaaattcttaatatatataaaagacaaATAACAACTCGTTAAAAACTTAcatcatcttcttcgtctgatttttctgaaaaatctggaacttcttcatcatcttctatagtttttattaaatcataattgaataccattttttataaactaaaTACAAATCAGTGTAATTGAGGTTATGAGACGTATAAAAACACGTggatataaagtatataaaaatatgatataaaataaaattactaatAGATATGTTTATGTACagtaaatattcaaattttataaaaaacctatgaaatatttataataggaattaaattttaattggaTTAGAATAAATTAGGCTAGTAATTTCAAGATCGTTCATTACCTTAAGTTCAAAGCGTGTTCAGCGACAACtatggacaaaatatgaactacaagcGGGAAATGCTGTTAAGGCTGTCCTGACCTCTGGATTTATAATGGTTTACATCAATAATGAGAACAAATGTAATTCTTAATCGATTTTGATGAACAGGATCTCATTGTAAAGACGAAAATTTAATCTAGGACATcactttttcgaatttttgaaaaagttttatttcctttaaaaaaaattacgttaaaatattgtgtttttttcgagaatagtttatatatatatatatatatatatatatatatatatattacttatgaaaaataaaatgatgaatttaattgaatttcagaaaaaaagtgaaaaatttattattcgactttagtaataaaaatgaatacaaTACGATCTTTGTAATGTTAAACGAgtgtactattgtttaaatattatgtatttcaCATAAATTAAAGATTGTTTaaacaattgaaaaattatcgaaagtattaatttctaagttTTCGAGTttagaaagatagaggtaCGACGTGCACtcatcgaaatataaaaaaaaactaatttgGTAATTGTCAAAATTATTCGTAAGCTCGAGGATGTTGATAATACACGAGGCCAATGATTCTGAGATAGATGAATAGTTTTAAACAAGaagtaatcaaaataatatgcgacttcatataataaatcaacATTCTGCTCTTCATAGTCACCTGTAAATGTAaaccatt
This genomic window from Vespula vulgaris chromosome 17, iyVesVulg1.1, whole genome shotgun sequence contains:
- the LOC127070274 gene encoding probable ATP-dependent RNA helicase DDX27 isoform X2, which translates into the protein MVFNYDLIKTIEDDEEVPDFSEKSDEEDDFQPRKQKKQEKKDFAIDFEFVNNTSEYNQDTWNDLNKYIKRKAKSKLDDKIKNIRNQKEKENESINDNDTKNKTEIYEEDDEFSLSEDELKKDAFKTKQKKGKRKNVTKEQNGETINFEEFTNVESYMSFQQMNLSRPLLKAITTMNFVHPTPIQAATIPFALMGRDICGCAATGTGKTAAYMLPTLERLLYRPLNGPAISRVLVLVPTRELGVQVYQVTKQLSQFTTIEVGLSVGGLDVKIQETVLRKNPDIVIATPGRLIDHLTNTPTFSLDSIEVLILDEADRMLDEYFAEQMKHIIKQCSRNRQTILFSATMTEEVKDLAAMSLEKPVKVFVDSNQEVAFNLRQEFIRIRKEREGDREAILAALICRTFHDHTMVFVQTKKQAHRLHILLGLLGIKVGELHGNLTQPQRLENLRKFKEEEIDILLATDVAARGLDISGVKTVINFVMPVTIQHYIHRVGRTARAGRGGVSVSLAGEQERGLVKDIIKQAKNPVKNRIIPPDIIEKYNKKLQSLESDIERILQEEKNERELAKIENQANRAENLLKGSDDKNHRSWFQSAKERKYEKQKLSLTTKQPHKNKNKDRKEFSNVIEENKKNKKKEQPKETAEDRANKELEKIAAYQARVAKQKSKAKKIRTVVDKGGYNVNNKGSKKRSRSSFADDLTDTSSKNSK
- the LOC127070274 gene encoding probable ATP-dependent RNA helicase DDX27 isoform X1 gives rise to the protein MVFNYDLIKTIEDDEEVPDFSEKSDEEDDFQPRKQKKQEKKDFAIDFEFVNNTSEYNQDTWNDLNKYIKRKAKSKLDDKIKNIRNQKEKENESINDNDTKNKTEIYEEDDEFSLSEDELKKDAFKTKQKKGKRKNVTKEQNGETINFEEFTNVESYMSFQQMNLSRPLLKAITTMNFVHPTPIQAATIPFALMGRDICGCAATGTGKTAAYMLPTLERLLYRPLNGPAISRVLVLVPTRELGVQVYQVTKQLSQFTTIEVGLSVGGLDVKIQETVLRKNPDIVIATPGRLIDHLTNTPTFSLDSIEVLILDEADRMLDEYFAEQMKHIIKQCSRNRQTILFSATMTEEVKDLAAMSLEKPVKVFVDSNQEVAFNLRQEFIRIRKEREGDREAILAALICRTFHDHTMVFVQTKKQAHRLHILLGLLGIKVGELHGNLTQPQRLENLRKFKEEEIDILLATDVAARGLDISGVKTVINFVMPVTIQHYIHRVGRTARAGRGGVSVSLAGEQERGLVKDIIKQAKNPVKNRIIPPDIIEKYNKKLQSLESDIERILQEEKNERELAKIENQANRAENLLKGSDDKNHRSWFQSAKERKYEKQKLSLTTKQPHKNKNKDRKEFSNVIEENKKNKKKEQPKETAEDRANKELEKIAAYQARVAKQKSKAKKIRTVVDKGGYNVNNKGSKKRSRSSFADDLTDTSSKNVKRMRYEANKKQNSKTSTRKSNVLGKKSQKKKSRTR